The following proteins are encoded in a genomic region of Bosea beijingensis:
- the ettA gene encoding energy-dependent translational throttle protein EttA, with product MSRQFIYHMRGLSKTYPGGKQVLNNIHLSFYPDAKIGVLGVNGAGKSTLLKIMAGMDKEWTGEAWVAEGARVGYLPQEPKLDEGLTVRENVMLGVAPQKAILDRYNELAMNYSDETADEMTNLQDEIEAKGLWDLDSKVDQAMDALRCPPDDWAVDKLSGGERRRVAMCKLLLEQPELLLLDEPTNHLDAETTAWLEGHLRTYPGAILIVTHDRYFLDNVTSWILELDRGQGIPYEGNYSAWSVQKQKRLAQEGREDASRQKTLEREAEWMAQSPKARQAKSKARIQRYDELVQKANSKGPDTAQIIIPIAERLGNNVVDFEGLSKGFQDKLLIDDLSFKLPPGGIVGVIGPNGAGKTTLFKMITGVEKPDAGTIKVGESVQLGYVDQSRDSLDDKKNVWEEISGGNDVLYLGKREINSRAYCSAFNFKGGDQQKKVGSLSGGERNRVHLAKMLKSGANLLLLDEPTNDLDVDTLRALEEALEDYAGCAVIISHDRWFLDRIATHILAFEGDSHVEWFEGNFADYEEDKKRRLGIDSTIPKRIQYKKFSR from the coding sequence ATGTCTCGCCAGTTCATTTACCATATGCGCGGCCTGTCCAAGACCTATCCGGGCGGCAAGCAGGTCCTGAACAACATCCATCTCTCCTTCTATCCGGATGCCAAGATCGGCGTGCTCGGCGTCAACGGCGCCGGTAAGTCGACCCTGCTCAAGATCATGGCCGGCATGGACAAGGAATGGACCGGCGAGGCCTGGGTCGCGGAAGGCGCGCGCGTCGGCTACCTGCCGCAGGAGCCGAAGCTCGACGAGGGCCTGACGGTCCGCGAGAACGTGATGCTCGGCGTCGCCCCGCAGAAGGCGATCCTCGACCGCTATAACGAGCTCGCCATGAACTATTCGGACGAGACCGCCGACGAGATGACCAATCTTCAGGACGAGATCGAGGCCAAGGGCCTGTGGGATCTCGATTCCAAGGTCGACCAGGCGATGGATGCGCTGCGCTGCCCGCCGGATGACTGGGCCGTGGACAAGCTTTCGGGCGGCGAGCGCCGCCGTGTCGCCATGTGCAAGCTGCTGCTGGAGCAGCCGGAGCTCCTGCTGCTCGACGAGCCGACCAACCATCTCGACGCCGAGACCACCGCCTGGCTCGAAGGGCATCTCAGGACCTATCCGGGCGCGATCCTGATTGTCACCCACGATCGCTACTTCCTCGACAATGTCACGAGTTGGATCCTTGAGCTCGATCGCGGCCAGGGCATTCCCTACGAGGGCAATTACTCCGCCTGGTCGGTGCAGAAGCAGAAGCGCCTCGCCCAGGAAGGCCGCGAGGACGCCTCGCGCCAGAAGACGCTGGAGCGCGAAGCGGAGTGGATGGCGCAGTCGCCCAAGGCCCGCCAGGCCAAGAGCAAGGCCCGTATCCAGCGCTATGACGAGCTGGTCCAGAAGGCCAACAGCAAGGGGCCCGATACCGCCCAGATCATCATCCCGATCGCCGAGCGGCTGGGCAACAACGTCGTCGATTTCGAGGGGCTGTCGAAGGGCTTCCAGGACAAGCTGCTCATCGACGATCTCTCGTTCAAGCTGCCGCCCGGCGGCATCGTCGGCGTGATCGGCCCCAACGGCGCCGGCAAGACCACGCTGTTCAAGATGATCACCGGCGTCGAGAAGCCCGATGCCGGCACGATCAAGGTCGGCGAGAGCGTCCAGCTCGGCTATGTCGACCAGAGCCGCGATTCGCTCGACGACAAGAAGAACGTCTGGGAGGAAATCTCCGGCGGCAACGACGTGCTCTATCTCGGCAAGCGCGAGATCAATTCCCGCGCCTATTGCTCGGCCTTCAACTTCAAGGGCGGCGACCAGCAGAAGAAGGTCGGCTCGCTCTCGGGCGGTGAGCGCAACCGCGTTCACCTCGCCAAGATGCTGAAGTCCGGCGCCAACCTGCTGCTGCTCGACGAGCCGACCAACGACCTCGACGTCGACACGCTGCGCGCGCTCGAAGAGGCGCTGGAGGACTATGCCGGCTGCGCCGTGATCATCAGCCACGATCGCTGGTTCCTCGACCGGATCGCGACCCATATCCTCGCCTTCGAAGGCGACAGCCATGTCGAATGGTTCGAGGGCAATTTCGCCGATTACGAGGAGGACAAGAAGCGCCGCCTCGGCATCGACTCGACCATTCCGAAGCGTATCCAGTACAAGAAGTTTTCGCGCTGA
- a CDS encoding MBL fold metallo-hydrolase, whose amino-acid sequence MSLPAVLLRIFTVLALALFATLPARAQSNEPGCRPEMASLGLPIQRAQLAKDEARLTFAGHATFLIETPGGVKIATDYNDYVRPPVTPDIATMNKAHSTHNSRNPDPAIKNVLPGWDLSGRGAAQHDLTFGDVRVRNVPTNIRTYEGGTDYDGNSIFVFEIGELCIAHLGHLHHPLEPGHLRALGRVDIVLFPVDGSYTLDQSGMLDVLKSIQARVMIPMHFFGGGTLNRFLARTQDIWPVERREQATITLGKATLPAKPTMIVLPGQ is encoded by the coding sequence ATGAGCCTGCCCGCCGTCCTGTTGCGTATCTTCACGGTTCTCGCCCTGGCGCTGTTTGCCACGCTGCCCGCCCGCGCCCAGTCGAACGAACCCGGCTGTCGGCCGGAGATGGCGAGCCTCGGCCTGCCGATCCAGCGGGCGCAACTGGCCAAGGACGAGGCACGGCTGACCTTCGCCGGCCATGCCACTTTCCTGATCGAGACGCCGGGCGGCGTGAAGATCGCGACCGACTACAACGACTATGTCCGCCCACCCGTAACGCCCGACATCGCCACAATGAACAAGGCGCATTCGACGCATAACTCTCGCAATCCCGATCCGGCGATCAAGAATGTCCTGCCCGGCTGGGACCTGTCCGGCCGCGGCGCGGCGCAGCACGATCTTACCTTCGGCGATGTCCGCGTCCGCAACGTGCCGACCAATATCCGCACCTACGAGGGCGGCACCGACTATGACGGCAACTCGATCTTCGTCTTCGAGATCGGCGAGCTCTGCATCGCCCATCTCGGCCATCTGCATCACCCGCTGGAGCCCGGCCACCTGCGCGCGCTCGGCCGGGTCGACATCGTGCTCTTCCCGGTCGATGGCAGCTATACGCTCGACCAGTCCGGCATGCTGGACGTGCTGAAGTCGATCCAGGCGCGGGTGATGATCCCCATGCATTTCTTCGGCGGCGGCACGCTGAACCGTTTCCTCGCGCGGACACAGGATATCTGGCCGGTCGAGCGCCGCGAACAGGCGACGATCACGCTCGGCAAGGCGACGTTGCCGGCCAAGCCCACCATGATCGTTCTGCCGGGGCAGTAG
- a CDS encoding SDR family NAD(P)-dependent oxidoreductase has product MSRLAGKRALVTGGSRGIGAAIARRLAAEGADVALTYERSAEKAAAVAREIEGLGRKGFAIAADSADPAAVTRAVDEAAKALGGLDILVNNAGIYRGGPVADWSLADIDATLAVNVRAVVLASQAAAAHLGEGGRIISTGSCLADRVVEPDVTLYAMSKAALIGFTKGLARDLGPRGITVNIVHPGSTDTDMNPAGGPGADAQRARMAIPRYGQPEDIAGLVAYLASEEARFITGAGFAIDGGVNT; this is encoded by the coding sequence ATGTCACGCCTTGCTGGAAAGCGCGCTCTCGTCACCGGCGGCAGCCGCGGAATCGGCGCCGCCATCGCCCGCAGGCTTGCTGCCGAGGGCGCCGATGTCGCGCTGACCTATGAACGCTCCGCCGAGAAGGCGGCGGCGGTCGCGAGGGAGATCGAGGGGCTCGGTCGCAAGGGCTTCGCCATCGCCGCCGACAGCGCCGATCCCGCAGCCGTGACCCGTGCTGTCGACGAAGCCGCCAAGGCGCTCGGCGGGCTCGACATCCTCGTCAACAATGCCGGGATCTATCGTGGCGGCCCGGTCGCCGACTGGAGCCTCGCCGATATCGACGCGACGCTTGCCGTCAATGTCCGCGCCGTGGTGCTGGCCTCGCAGGCCGCTGCCGCGCATCTGGGCGAGGGCGGGCGGATCATCTCGACCGGTTCCTGCCTCGCCGACCGGGTGGTCGAGCCGGACGTGACGCTCTATGCGATGAGCAAGGCGGCGCTGATCGGCTTCACCAAGGGGCTGGCGCGCGATCTCGGGCCGCGTGGCATCACCGTCAACATCGTCCATCCCGGCTCGACCGATACCGACATGAACCCGGCCGGCGGCCCCGGCGCCGACGCGCAGCGGGCGCGCATGGCGATCCCGCGCTATGGCCAGCCGGAGGATATCGCCGGGCTCGTCGCCTATCTCGCGAGCGAGGAGGCGCGCTTCATCACCGGCGCTGGCTTCGCCATCGATGGCGGCGTGAACACCTGA
- a CDS encoding TetR/AcrR family transcriptional regulator: MAERGRPRSFDRQAALERAMEVFWERGYQAAAMSDLTEAMGINSPSLYAAFGSKEELYREAIHHFAATESDDILAPLQNAPTARAALEGYLMASAKTFTRPGRPPGCMVVLSAVNAVGVGDETSRILREMRAGSITMIEERLRRAIAEGEVPSTLDLHAIASYYVTVQQGMSIQARDGASRLMLEAIAQGAMAAWNGLTRPRAAA, encoded by the coding sequence ATGGCCGAACGGGGCCGTCCACGCAGTTTCGACAGGCAGGCAGCGCTGGAGCGCGCCATGGAGGTGTTCTGGGAGCGGGGCTACCAGGCCGCCGCGATGAGCGACCTCACCGAGGCGATGGGCATCAATTCGCCAAGCCTCTACGCAGCCTTCGGCAGCAAGGAGGAGCTTTACCGGGAGGCCATCCATCATTTCGCCGCGACCGAAAGCGACGACATTCTCGCACCGCTGCAGAACGCCCCCACTGCGCGGGCAGCGCTCGAAGGCTACCTGATGGCGAGCGCGAAAACCTTCACCCGCCCCGGGCGCCCGCCCGGCTGCATGGTCGTGCTGTCGGCCGTCAACGCCGTCGGTGTCGGCGACGAGACCAGCCGCATCCTGCGCGAGATGCGGGCCGGCAGCATCACGATGATCGAGGAGCGGCTGCGGCGTGCCATCGCCGAGGGCGAGGTGCCGTCCACACTCGATCTCCATGCGATCGCAAGCTACTACGTCACCGTCCAGCAGGGCATGTCGATCCAGGCCCGCGACGGTGCTTCGCGGCTAATGCTGGAGGCCATCGCGCAAGGCGCCATGGCAGCCTGGAATGGCCTCACCCGGCCGCGCGCAGCCGCCTGA